A genomic window from Elaeis guineensis isolate ETL-2024a chromosome 3, EG11, whole genome shotgun sequence includes:
- the LOC140856505 gene encoding probable nucleoside diphosphate kinase 5 isoform X2, translating into MREAAKLVVSRVLAMRKISVSALHLVLLFLFAGSPSHAAMEKEKTLAMIKPDGLSLNYTDKIRKVILESGFDIIREMMVRLDAGNVTQFYAEHSKKSFFPNLVVYMTSIRAMCGLDSAKNCVHGSDSPQSAAREISFFFGDILPGFVKHDEL; encoded by the exons ATGAGAGAGGCGGCGAAGTTAGTCGTTTCCCGCGTCCTTGCGATGAGAAAGATTTCGGTTTCCGCTCTCCACCTcgtcctcctctttctcttcgcTGG GTCTCCAAGCCATGCAGCTATGGAAAAGGAGAAAACACTGGCCATGATAAAACCAGATGGTTTATCGCTCAATTACACGGACAAGATCAGGAAAGTGATTTTGGAATCTGGATTTGATATCATCAGGGAGATGATGGTTCGGCTTGATGCAGGAAACGTGACGCAATTTTATGCTGAGCATTCCAAGAAAAGCTTCTTTCCAAACCTTGTTGTGTATATGACAAG CATCAGAGCCATGTGTGGGCTGGATTCTGCAAAGAACTGTGTTCATGGTTCAGATTCTCCGCAATCTGCTGCACGAGAAATTTCatttttctttggagacattttACCAG GTTTTGTGAAGCATGACGAGCTTTAG
- the LOC140856505 gene encoding probable nucleoside diphosphate kinase 5 isoform X1: protein MREAAKLVVSRVLAMRKISVSALHLVLLFLFAGSPSHAAMEKEKTLAMIKPDGLSLNYTDKIRKVILESGFDIIREMMVRLDAGNVTQFYAEHSKKSFFPNLVVYMTSGPVLIMVLEKPNAISDWRALIGPTDSRKAKVSHPNSIRAMCGLDSAKNCVHGSDSPQSAAREISFFFGDILPGFVKHDEL, encoded by the exons ATGAGAGAGGCGGCGAAGTTAGTCGTTTCCCGCGTCCTTGCGATGAGAAAGATTTCGGTTTCCGCTCTCCACCTcgtcctcctctttctcttcgcTGG GTCTCCAAGCCATGCAGCTATGGAAAAGGAGAAAACACTGGCCATGATAAAACCAGATGGTTTATCGCTCAATTACACGGACAAGATCAGGAAAGTGATTTTGGAATCTGGATTTGATATCATCAGGGAGATGATGGTTCGGCTTGATGCAGGAAACGTGACGCAATTTTATGCTGAGCATTCCAAGAAAAGCTTCTTTCCAAACCTTGTTGTGTATATGACAAG TGGCCCAGTATTGATTATGGTTCTTGAAAAGCCTAATGCCATCTCTGATTGGCGTGCTTTGATTGGGCCAACTGATTCAAGGAAAGCTAAAGTTTCTCATCCTAACAG CATCAGAGCCATGTGTGGGCTGGATTCTGCAAAGAACTGTGTTCATGGTTCAGATTCTCCGCAATCTGCTGCACGAGAAATTTCatttttctttggagacattttACCAG GTTTTGTGAAGCATGACGAGCTTTAG